The DNA window acagcgaactcacagaagctaaacttcttcaaatccaggtcagttcgctacagtgaactccagcgaagccccgattcgctacagcgaaggaaagttcgctacagcgaataaatcaatttaactcccaggtttattcgctacacagttcgctacagcgaatcattcgctacagcgaaagaaagttcgctgcagcgaactctgcaaaacaGCAAAAACGCAGAAACacatttggggtccccaagccccaaatttcaACATGCAGCCATTGGTAATCAAATAATAAGCTATGGTAAACATACATATACTCATTATTACCAGAATGGAGGGTTAAACATGCATTTGTAGGATCATTCAAGCAATTACTCTCAAAACCCTTAACCCCAAAAATGGCATAAACCCAATATAAAACCCCAaggtctctatctatgagactcaccttgAAGAGGAGCAGTAGGAGCTGCaaaaatcagaagaaaaagatgaagattgCTGAATCAATGGAGCAtgcaaggttgatgatgaagttgtgaTGTGGGTCTTCCTCCTCTTCCTTCTTGTTTTCAcgtttccttcctcttcttctcccaaAATTCTGTTTGTTACCAAAATGATCAAAGACAACACAAGCCAAGCACTCCTTTAGGCCTTAGTTAATGACCAAAACAACCTCCAACTAGATTCTATTTACCATGATGCCACTTAGTTACAATCCAACTAAATGCAATTCTTATTATTAAATCTCTTGAAATAAAAtaaggatattacattctcccccccttaaatagaattcgtcctcgaattcgaaaacttaccagaacagGTGAGGATACAACTCCCGTATCTCTGATTCGAGCTCCCAAGTGGCTTCGTCAGGACGCGACTCTTCCCATAACACCTTCACAAGAGGTATCTCTTTGCTTCTCAACGACGTACTAGCATACTCCAAAATACGACACGGATTCGGTTGGAAGGAAAGATCTGGCTCTACTTCAATCGTTTCTGGTAGAATAGGATGAAATGAATTCGGCACAAACTTCCGCATCTGAGATACATGGAAAacgtcatgcagcccggatagtgaaggaGGCAACGCTAACTGGTATGCGACTTCACCTACCCGTATCATGATTTGATAAGGTCCTACGTATCTCGGGCTAAGCTTGCGCGTCTTAAACagtcctttcaacctcaacctcggagtcaccttcaagaacacatgatctcctacaTCAAACTCCAACGGTCTCCTTCGTTtgtccgcataactcttctgtcGATCTTGAGCTTGTTTCATCTTATCTCGGATCATCTTAACCTTTTCTGTGGTTTCTTGAATTATCTCCGGTCCAAGGATTCCCTTCTCACCAACTTCAGACCAACACAACGGTGATCGACACTTTCTCCCATACAAGGCTTCATATggggccataccgatactcgcatgataactgttgttATATGCAAATTCTATCAAAGGTAAGTTATCTTTCCAACTTCCACCAATTTCCAAGATACATGCCCTtagcatatcctcaatggtttgAATAGTCCTTTCTGTTTGTCCATCTGTCTGGGGGTGGTTAGAAGTGCTCAAATTCAGATCTGTACCCATCTCTTGGTGAAAAGCTTTCCAAAATCGGGAAGTGAACTTCGGATCCCTATCTGACACAATGCTAGATGGTACACCATGCAATCTCACAATCTCCACTACAAAAAGCCTCGCAAGGTGAGAAACCTTGTGAGTTGTCTTAACCGGTAAGAAATGCGCGGACTTAGTCAAACGATCCACTATCACCCATATCGAGTCATGCCCGCCTAATACCCGTGGTAGTCCCACAATGAAGTCCATGGATATACTGTCCCATTTCCAAACAGGAATATCCAATGGTTGCAACATACCACCGGGCCTTTGGTGCTCTATCTTCACTTGTTGACAAATCACGCACTGCTCTACATAATCAGCCACATCTctcttcataccaggccaccaaaaattccctttcaagtcttgatacatcttggtTGATCCGGGGTGGATGGTGAATTTGCTCTTGTGAGCCTCGTCCAGAATCAACCTCTTTAACTCCGCGTCATTTGGCACACACATCCTCCGTCCAAAAAGAATGAGTCCATCAGATGTACGAACGAAATCTGGAAGGTTCGCTTTATCCTGCAATTCTACATCATTCCACTGTGCTTGACGGATCTTTTCCCACAACTCATTCTCAATACACAAGTTACTTATCAACACACCTGTTGGTGCCCACTCGAATTGTAAATCCAGATTTCTGAACATCTCCATAAGGCCAAATTCCAACATCATCAGCTCTGCAACCTTAATCTTCTTCCTACTCAAGGCATCCGCTACCTTATTAGCTTTACCGGGATGGTACTTCAAATCAAAGTCAAAGTCCTTCaagtactccatccatctcctttgaCGCATGTTAAGTtccttttgatcaaagagatacttcaaactcttgtgatcactaaacatctcaaagtgaactccatacaaataatgtcgccacaccttgagCGCGAACACAATTGCAGCGAGTTCGAggtcatgagtaggataattctcttcatgagatctcaactgtctggatgcataagctacaacctgtccatcttgcatcaacactccacccaagcctttcttagaagcatcacagaacACTTCGTAAGATCGGTTTGGATCAGGAATCACCAACACTGGAGCAGTAGTCAATTTCTCcttgagtttctgaaaactcttctCACATTCTGAATTCCATTCGAATGAAACTTCCTTCCTTGTAAGCCTGGTCAAAGGTAATGCTAGTTTGGAAAAGCCCATAATGAACCTCCGATAGTAACCTGCCAAGCCTAGGAAACTACGGACCTCAGTTGCATTCTTGGGTCGTTCCCAATTTATCACTGCTTCTACCTTTGAAGGGTCTACAGCTACGCCGCCGCCAGATATGACATGTTCAAGAAACTTAACTTCGGACATCCAGAACTCACACTTACTAAACTTCGCAAACAACTGCTTTTCTCTGAGAACCGacaacacaatcctcaaatgctccATGTGCTCTTCGATAGTCCGAGAGTATATCAATATGTCGTCTATAAAGATTACCACGAACTGATCCAAATATGGTTCAAACACCCGGTTCATGTAATCCATAAAGACAGCAGGAGCATTGGTTACCCCGAATGGCATAACCAAGAACTCATAATGACCGTATCTCGTCCTAAAAGCGGTCTTAGATACATCCGAACTCttaacccgaatctgatgatatcccgacctgaggtcaatcttcgagaacacacaggctcctttcaattgatctagaaGGTCATCAATCCGCGGTAGAGGGTACTTGTTCTTTATAGTTACCTTGTTCAGCTGACGATAGTCGATGCACAAACGCAtactaccatccttcttcttcactaacaagactggagctccccatggagaaacactaggacgaatgaagtgtttcgccaacaactcttctagctgactcttcaactctctTAGCTCTGCAGAAGACATCCTATAAGGAGCGATCGAAACTGGAGCGGTACCCggaacaagatcaatagagaattcaacttccctttccggcggaagagaagtaacatcctcaggaaatacaTCGGAAAATTCACACACAACCGGAATCTCCAATAcactcttcttgtccttggaGTCCGACGTAAGAACCAAAAGGAAAGACTTCTCTTGAACAAAAAGGTAATTGATCATGTTAACTGTACCTTCAAGAAGATGTTCAATGGCATCGGTTGGTGTAGTCTCCTCAGCAGGAATGAAGATAGCCTTCTCTTTACAACCGATGTAAACCGAGTTAGCTGACAACCAGTCCATACCAAGTACTACATCGATCTTCTTAAGAGGTAGGCAAATGAGATCAATCACGAACCTACGACCATTGAAGGTAATAGAACACTCCTTGCAAATTTCTCAAGCTTCTACTACATCGTCCGTAGCCGACGAGATAATCATAGGATTAGGAAGAAGACTCGTCTCAAAACCAAGCCTCCGCACACAAggataagaaataaaagaatgtgttgctccacaatcaactagCATAAACAAGGGCTGATCATTAACATAACACGTACCAGCAACAAGATTAGTGTTTCCTTGGGCCTTCCTAGCGTCCAAGGTGTAAACACGACCTCTAGTCTTCTCGGGAGCATTCGGGGCAGTACAATCCCTCGCGTAATGCCCTGGCTGGTCACAACGGTAACATCTCCCAGAGTCTAGCTTGCAATTCCCAAAGTGATTTCCTTTGCATCTAACACAGCGGGGAGGCTGAGTAGAACGATCTCCATAAACCTACTTCTTCATGGCTGGAGAATTGCGGGGTTTCAAATGCTGCCCCGACCTTCCTTGTTCCCTACGAACCGGCTTATTCTGTTCTCTTTCATCTTGGACTCTCTTCAATATGTTCTCGGCAACATAGCATTGCCTCAAACACTCAGCATAGGTGGTAAACTCCCTTTGAGACACACTGTGCACAATATCAGCATTCAGCCCCATAAGGAACTGATAAATCTTCCACAACTCATCTGGTGCATAGGCAGCTTGTCTGGAATAGGCAGCCATGtcctcaaacttctcagcatattcAGATACCGACATGTTTCCTTGCTTGAAAGATTGAAATTCACGCTCCTTCAAAGCACGCACACTGTTGGGATAGTACTTCCCCAAGAAAgctgtcttgaaatgtttccaatCCTTTGGAATCCCTCGGTTAGTGAAATACGTAGACTCCGTATTCCACCATCTACCTGCTGGCCCCTTCATTTTCTGAGCAGCAAAAATCACCTTCTCTTCCTCTGTGCACTGAATAGCCTGGAATATCATCTCCATAGCATATAGCCAATCATGCGCAATCACAGGGTCTAAGCCACCCAAGAACTCTGGCAGATCCATCCGAAAGAAAGCACGAAAGTCAGGCCCTGCTGCAGCCTGAGGAGTAGGAGCGGTTGGTTGTTGCCcttgcatgccttgcatcatctgcatcatcatctgattctgttgttgcatctgttgcattatcTGCACCCAAGGCACACCCGCATTCTCAGTTTCAGGCTCAGTCTCCACATTCCTtgttctgggccttccgggaccttTGCGTTGTTCAGCCATCTTCATGTCTGTCCTACACacggaatcaagttgatcaggcttaatgccataagtaagacataaggaatcgtGCCGATattacacatatgaggcagaattatgTTAACTTATGATGTTTCATGGCAAGGCCGAggttcgacctgctctgataccaactgtaacaccccatacatacattgcctaggatatacgtatatggcattaaaatggtactcgaaaatTCATAAACATAAGCTgcggaatagataatgtataagtacaagtacaaaagcccaaactgtcatggccaaaatacatgagttccaactggtacaaatacatatccatagtacaaaaGATGGAAATACAGAAGATCATAAACTACGACATAACACATCACCAAGAAACATCGACTCGAAGCTAAGCcatcttacccttgcctcgatcctgcctcgaaccacctgtaaaaagaataattggaatggggtgagattactaaatctcagtgagtctccctatcttacgggttcactcagttctacagggaacatgcaatcaacgaattcaccgagaatccgggttacctcacggctaggtacaagtacaaacaaggtacaccatcattggaagtcccataacttatCCAATATGGCCACAAGGATAATCACATAGTCAAAACCACCGTATGcaaacccgtacccatgtacgaggaatccaggagtaagttacagcccgctcattaggctacgcaatccacaccctcggtgagttacacccgtacatcgcatcaagagacttgcacatgcACACCGCAAGACCTATCGGATTCACTTCCTAAATGGATTCCATCCGAGATGAGTTACAGCCGCGACATTGCCTAAATGGCGTCCGACCCCATCATTGTCTATACGCCgatgtgttaacggctagtgcaaatacgccatcttgacaatacgagcccaccgggcgaaagcctagtgaccttgcctacgtggcatcactagaggtgaatcgaaGGTAatgttgcctacatggcattacctctccaccataccaagcacgcagatgtgttaacggctagtggagaaacgccctataagacctccacatgcacatcgcaatgatagctcaggtgtgtagaacataccgagaacgccaatgtgttaacggctagtggagaaacgcccttgaagacctccacatgcacattGCAACGGTATTAAGTGTTCTAAGCGATTTACCCCCTAATAGCCTAGGCCCACTCCGATTCAGGCATACCACAACACAATCAAGGCACACAGGCAAAGCGTCTCCGAACGTTCAACCGGAACGAACGAGAATAACAATGATCACATCATAACACAATCAATATTTGCATATCTCAAATATACATGCATACAAGTAAGATGGTGATCATATCATAGTCTCATACACTTAAAACATGTACTGGCATATCATACAAGTTGtaagaggccttcgattccgatacGAAGCGAAACTGCACTCTTATGGGGGAATTATCAATTCtgtatcagactagttcgctacaacgaacttctgttcgctacagcgaactcaaacagaagctaaacttcttcaaatccaggtcagttcgctacagcgaactccagcgaagccccgattcgctacagcgaaggaaagttcgctacagcgaataaatcaatttaactcccaggtttattcgctacacagtttgctacagcgaatcattcgctacagcgaaagaaagttcgctgcagcgaactctgcaaaacaGCAAAAACGCagaaacgcatttggggtccccaagccccaaatttcaACATGCAGCCATTGTTAATCAAATAATAAGCTATGGTAAACATACATATACTCATTATTACCATAATGGAGGGTTAAACATGCATTTGTAGGATCATTCAAGCAATTACTCTCAAAACCCTTAACCCCAAAAATGGCATAAACCCAATATAAAACCCCAAGGTatctatctatgagactcaccttgAAAAGGAGCAGTAGGAGCTgcgaaaatcagaagaaaaagatgaagattgCTGAATCAATGGAGCAtgcaaggttgatgatgaagttgtgaTGTGGGTCTTCCTCCTCTTCCTTCTTGTTTTCAcgtttccttcctcttcttctcccaaAATTCTGTTTGTTACCAAAATGATCAAAGACAACACAAGCCAAACACTCCTTTAGGCCTTAGTTAATAACCAAAACAACCTCCAACTAGATTCTATTTACCATGATGCCACTTAGTTACAATCCAACTAAATGCAATTCTTATTATTAAATCTCTTGAAATAAAATAAGGATATTACATACGAAAATTtttctaataaaatattttaatatcaaaCACAAAGACAGTGGctcaatcatcaaagacaatacaaaaatattatatagCCAATCCTTTGGTAAAATATATAGATTTATAATCTCAAACATGGAACAAATTATATTCtaacaataatttaaaataaatataatcatcattctgggatgcgttaaaacTATAAGTTTATAAACAAtgatctaaaaaaatataaccatCCTTCTTGGATATATGGTGTTAAattatttgttataaacaatgaTCTAAAATATATAACCATCCTTTTGGGATGTGTTACAATTATTTGTGTCATTCTTCTGGAATGACAATTATTTtatgagcatattacaaatttttagatcgatataacaaaaaatatttatgaaatcctTATGGGTTATAATTATTTGTGTCATTCTTCTAGAATGTCATTCTTCTAGAATGACAATTATTtaatgagcatattacaaatttttagatcgatatataaaaaaaatatttatgaaatcctTGGGATTCAATCTTTCTCGAATTGTATAATATTATTAATGCAatcatctacttaatataaatccatggttgtcatgatggcaaccctagccatgtGTCATCATGATATCAATTCTTGGCAACTTTTGACACATGTCACTCTAATATCAACcttaattctaattttttaaaattggttttacattaataatttttaataataaaaataatcttaTAATATAACACtattaaataataacaataataataataataataataataataataataataataataataataataatagtatattcAACTTTAATTAagacattttaaatttaaaaaatcataaaaataatttgagtttttttaacaaactaataaaatgaaaaactcaaaaataaaaatcttttgcgatttatattttaaaaaatatggatattatgtaatattttgatttttaataaatagttaagacaaatttttttcatattatataaaattactcaaattttaaatacaaattaacattaacataacaattttttatatttgtacAGTAAGACtcataaatttcataaattataATAACACAACTAActatataataataatgataataatcttaatcttaatctacttaatataaattcaaAGAAGTCACGATGACAACCCTAATCACACGTCATCTTGGTAACAATCCTCGGCACGTGTCATTTGATAATAATTCTaaatacaaaccctaattatacaaactctatattaaaataaataattgtcaTTTGGTAATAATTCTAAATACAAATCCAAATTATACACGCTCTATATTaaaataagtaataataatataataataaaactaaaccatcactaataataataatctacttaatataaatctaaggttgtcatgatgacaaccctagacaaAACCCTAGCCTCATGCTTATGTGGCAAACTCACAAAGCCTCGTGTTTATGTAGCAAACTCACAAAGCTTCTCAAATTAATATTATAGATGCAATTCTTCTGAGATTCCTTAAAAttatagatgcaatccttctaGGATTGTTAATATTATTCTTTAGAGTTTTTTAATAAGTTCTTCCGGAActatatactattattttttttattctttatggatgcttgataagttcttctggaattatataataaattattatttttctatccttcatggatgcttgataagttcttcaagaactctataataaattattatttttctatcatGTAGAAatgtttgataagttcttcagaaatgcttaatAATTTTTTGAGGCACTAtatgattaaattattattttgttttcctTCAAAAATGTTAAGTTCTTCCGAAATTATAtaaactcaatattatccttTAATAACAGACTAATTAGTATCCTTTCAGGGATATTTGTTAAATTCTTCAGAAActaagaataaaataataaaataatattacctCTTATATTTAGGGCttcaaattttttttagaaagagAATAAGAGAAtatattctattatatatattttgagTGAGTGAGATTCTGATACTATATGAGTCATATTTATAGCACATATGTAATAAGTGAAAATCAAAGATAATGTAATATGAGtcctattatttataattatcattatatgtttaaatttttttttagaaaaattattaattaataattatagttaatatatatttaattaaatttaattaaaaataggaaCTTATTAGGCCTGAATCCAATCTATACAGGCCCATTGTCATACTAACACACACTTAACCAACTTGATTtgcatattttatatatatatatatatatatatatatatatatatatatatatatatatatatatatatatatatatatatatatatatatatatagagagagagagagacttaCTACTTAGAATCATAATCCTGATCATGTTTAAATTCCTAACttgcataaataataattatgacATGAGTTTTATGTCAATTATGTTCCGCTAAGCTTTTAGAGCTCGGAATGTGAGGATATTCGTTCTGACGGGACTCGATAAATTttaataacatttatttttatcattagtttatttcttcatttttttagtttttaaatttaaaagattTTGCGCAAAAGCGAAACCCAGATACAGGTCAACAGAGCGACACCGTGAGACCGGTAtccgattaataaaaaataaaattttaatttctaaaaacATCTACAACAGTTTAGTAATTAAATAGGActtatatgttagaacaagaattgttctgatcaatattcttagttttgatgataacaatgtatatgaattttgcttaagataatgtggtactctaatcctatgcaatttccatttcaagaaatatataaagagtatgcacagaatcagcgcaagaagcactgactcagaaggttcaagtatgcaacatcagaacatgctctggcaagacatcagaagatggtcaagcagaatcagaacatggtctattgaagcatcaaaagaacttgagatcagaagcagaagcactgaagttctcatggtatcgcgctagaagcacttcaaggtcagaagacaagaagatgctctgcaccaagctgtttgactctgattaattcaaacgttgtatctacaaacatcagatcagaagcaagtacaagatggcaggctacgctgactgacaaaaggaacgttagaagctattaacggcaaagtcagtaaaagcaggaaaagcaaggctcgaggtagttgacaaaagagtgaaacattaaatgcaatgctgtacggatcacacaaagcattaaattctcccaacggtcatcttctcaaaacgcctataaatagtgaagttctgatcagaagcaatgtTACACACAACACTTAACGCAAACAACTCtgctcaaacttgctgaaacgctgttgaatcaaaagttatcaaacttcatcttcaaactcacatcattgtaatatcttagtgagattaagcttagaacttaagagaaatattatagttgtgattatagcttattaagaagcattgtaatactcttgtaagaatttgttttacattcatttgtaaaaggtgcctagagtgatcaggttgtgatcagaatactctagaagacttagagggtatctaagtggaaaaccattgtaatcaagattgattagtggattaaatcctcgggtgaggtaaatcactccaagggggtggactggagtagtttagttaacaacgaaccaggataaaaatcattgtgcaaatcgtttttatcttaagagttttaaatctacacttattcaaaccccccctttctaagtgtttttctatccttcattatctatttttaaaatttgtttcaaaCTTGTAACTTGTGGAGCGACATGACATTTACGGTTTTGAAATATGACACGGGCTACGCGAAAGTGAGAGTGTTTTTAAGTTAATACttcttttaaataatat is part of the Vicia villosa cultivar HV-30 ecotype Madison, WI linkage group LG2, Vvil1.0, whole genome shotgun sequence genome and encodes:
- the LOC131651104 gene encoding uncharacterized protein LOC131651104 encodes the protein MQGMQGQQPTAPTPQAAAGPDFRAFFRMDLPEFLGGLDPVIAHDWLYAMEMIFQAIQCTEEEKVIFAAQKMKGPAGRWWNTESTYFTNRGIPKDWKHFKTAFLGKYYPNSVRALKEREFQSFKQGNMSVSEYAEKFEDMAAYSRQAAYAPDELWKIYQFLMGLNADIVHSVSQREFTTYAECLRQCYVAENILKRVQDEREQNKPVRREQGRSGQHLKPRNSPAMKK
- the LOC131651103 gene encoding uncharacterized protein LOC131651103, translating into MDWLSANSVYIGCKEKAIFIPAEETTPTDAIEHLLEGTVNMINYLFVQEKSFLLVLTSDSKDKKSVLEIPVVCEFSDIRVKSSDVSKTAFRTRYGHYEFLVMPFGVTNAPAVFMDYMNRVFEPYLDQFVVIFIDDILIYSRTIEEHMEHLRIVLSVLREKQLFAKFSKCEFWMSEVKFLEHVISGGGVAVDPSKVEAVINWERPKNATEVRSFLGLAGYYRRFIMGFSKLALPLTRLTRKEVSFEWNSECEKSFQKLKEKLTTAPVLVIPDPNRSYEELNMRQRRWMEYLKDFDFDLKYHPGKANKVADALSRKKIKVAELMMLEFGLMEMFRNLDLQFEWAPTGVLISNLCIENELWEKIRQAQWNDVELQDKANLPDFVRTSDGLILFGRRMCVPNDAELKRLILDEAHKSKFTIHPGSTKIISMDFIVGLPRVLGGHDSIWVIVDRLTKSAHFLPVKTTHKVSHLARLFVVEIVRLHGVPSSIVSDRDPKFTSRFWKAFHQEMGTDLNLSTSNHPQTDGQTERTIQTIEDMLRACILEIGGSWKDNLPLIEFAYNNSYHASIGMAPYEALYGRKCRSPLCWSEVGEKGILGPEIIQETTEKVKMIRDKMKQAQDRQKSYADKRRRPLEFDVGDHVFLKMRKFVPNSFHPILPETIEVEPDLSFQPNPCRILEYASTSLRSKEIPLVKVLWEESRPDEATWELESEIRELYPHLFW